The following proteins are co-located in the Tolypothrix sp. NIES-4075 genome:
- a CDS encoding Uma2 family endonuclease translates to MTDITVNFNSIITLTDDDFYQLCRKNPDVKFERNAKGELLIMSPTGGETGNCNSEINADFVFWNRQNKLGKVFDSSTCFKLPNGANRSPDVSWIRQDRWDALTPEQQEKFPPIAPDFVLELMSPTDRLQETQSKMQEYIDNKVKLGWLINRKARQVEIYRQGQPVEILESPKTLSGEDVLPGFILDMQIVWN, encoded by the coding sequence ATGACAGATATTACCGTAAACTTCAACTCCATCATTACACTCACAGACGACGACTTTTATCAACTATGTCGGAAAAACCCTGATGTCAAATTTGAACGCAATGCCAAAGGAGAATTACTTATAATGTCACCCACCGGAGGAGAAACAGGAAACTGTAACTCAGAAATTAATGCAGATTTTGTTTTTTGGAATCGTCAAAATAAACTAGGTAAAGTTTTTGATTCTTCCACCTGCTTTAAACTACCCAACGGTGCAAATCGTTCCCCCGATGTTTCTTGGATACGACAAGATAGATGGGATGCACTCACCCCAGAACAGCAAGAAAAATTTCCGCCAATTGCCCCAGATTTCGTTTTAGAGTTAATGTCACCGACTGATAGATTGCAAGAAACACAATCTAAAATGCAAGAATATATAGATAACAAAGTGAAGCTTGGCTGGCTAATTAACCGCAAAGCACGTCAAGTTGAAATTTATCGTCAAGGACAACCAGTAGAAATACTCGAATCTCCAAAAACATTATCAGGAGAAGATGTTTTACCAGGTTTTATTCTAGATATGCAAATAGTCTGGAATTAA
- the rsmA gene encoding 16S rRNA (adenine(1518)-N(6)/adenine(1519)-N(6))-dimethyltransferase RsmA, whose amino-acid sequence MIRPRKNFAQHWLKSEKALSAIVEAAECNQSDRILEIGPGTGILTRRLLPNVKSLVAVEIDRDLCKLLVKQLGKSDNFLLLQGDFLTLDLPSHLAAFEAFQNPNKVVANIPYNITGPIIEKLLGTIAKPNPQPFDSIVLLVQKEVAERLYAKPGSKAFGALSVRVQYLAECKLICPVPAAAFSPPPKVDSAVVRLVPYQIELPANDPRRLETLVKLGFGEKRKMLRNNLQSIVERTSLTQLLEKLEINPQARAEELSVSQWVALANQLQVKSEELQKTE is encoded by the coding sequence ATGATACGACCGCGCAAGAACTTTGCCCAGCATTGGCTGAAAAGTGAAAAAGCACTAAGTGCGATAGTAGAAGCAGCTGAATGTAACCAAAGCGATCGCATTCTGGAAATTGGACCTGGTACCGGCATTCTCACTCGTCGTTTATTACCAAACGTCAAATCTTTAGTTGCAGTAGAAATTGACCGCGACTTGTGCAAATTATTAGTCAAGCAACTCGGTAAAAGTGATAATTTCTTACTTCTGCAAGGAGATTTTCTCACTTTAGATTTACCATCTCATCTTGCAGCTTTTGAAGCTTTTCAAAACCCTAATAAAGTTGTTGCTAATATTCCTTACAACATCACCGGACCTATTATAGAAAAGCTACTTGGTACCATCGCCAAACCAAATCCTCAACCATTTGATTCAATAGTACTATTAGTACAAAAAGAAGTAGCAGAAAGATTATATGCTAAACCAGGCTCAAAAGCCTTTGGAGCATTAAGCGTGCGGGTACAATATTTAGCTGAGTGTAAGTTAATTTGTCCAGTACCCGCAGCCGCATTTTCCCCACCCCCAAAAGTAGATTCAGCAGTTGTGCGGTTAGTTCCCTACCAAATAGAATTACCAGCAAATGACCCGCGACGATTGGAAACTTTGGTAAAGTTAGGATTTGGAGAAAAGCGCAAAATGTTAAGAAATAATTTGCAATCGATTGTAGAACGCACCAGCCTGACACAATTACTAGAAAAATTAGAAATAAATCCTCAAGCTCGTGCTGAAGAACTTAGCGTCTCTCAATGGGTAGCTTTAGCAAATCAGTTACAAGTTAAAAGTGAAGAGTTACAAAAAACGGAGTGA
- a CDS encoding DUF3082 domain-containing protein, translated as MSDPNLIQQPETQKNSATPLRSVIGSIISGGLAIASYSLLNAIAISFATNPIHSQNQLTIRISSAVRTLVIGVFTLGTGVFAIVTLGLFALGVQLLLQQLRQKS; from the coding sequence ATGAGTGACCCAAATTTAATTCAACAACCAGAGACACAAAAAAATTCAGCGACTCCATTACGCTCTGTAATTGGATCGATAATTTCTGGAGGACTTGCGATCGCATCATACTCTTTATTAAATGCGATCGCTATCAGTTTCGCCACGAACCCCATCCATTCACAAAACCAATTAACCATCAGAATCTCCTCCGCAGTGCGTACCCTAGTTATAGGTGTATTCACCTTAGGAACAGGGGTATTTGCGATCGTAACTCTTGGTTTGTTCGCTTTAGGAGTACAATTACTGCTACAGCAGTTGAGACAAAAAAGTTAA
- a CDS encoding response regulator transcription factor gives MMQQSVKKILVIEDNAITRNLFLDSLQAEGFDTIAAHNGVTGIQQAQEHSPDLIICDIMMPDMDGYAVLAALRQEPITAIIPFIFLTGSNSTEDMRKGMELGADDYLTKPCTVEQLLRAIATRLEKQTQIRYWCAINSHQMSASLPTPITSTEEPLEFSFPSVPQLKEVFDYIEAHYQEGITLCDVAQAVGYSSAYLTNRVAKKTGDTVNTWIVKRRMAAARYLLQNTDQSIEQIATSLGYQNACHFSRQFRQHNEIPPQTWRKKHQFIPEHVGAV, from the coding sequence ATGATGCAACAATCAGTCAAAAAAATTCTCGTAATTGAAGATAATGCAATCACCCGCAATCTCTTCTTAGACAGTCTGCAAGCTGAAGGTTTTGATACAATAGCTGCTCATAACGGTGTTACTGGCATCCAGCAAGCACAAGAGCATTCACCGGACTTGATAATTTGTGATATTATGATGCCGGATATGGATGGTTATGCAGTTCTCGCTGCGCTGCGGCAAGAGCCGATAACAGCGATTATTCCCTTCATTTTTCTGACTGGCAGCAACAGCACAGAAGATATGCGTAAAGGGATGGAATTGGGCGCAGATGACTATCTTACCAAACCGTGTACAGTAGAGCAATTGCTCAGAGCGATCGCTACCCGATTAGAAAAGCAAACTCAGATCCGCTACTGGTGTGCGATCAATTCTCATCAAATGTCAGCATCGTTACCAACACCAATAACTTCAACCGAAGAACCTCTTGAGTTCAGCTTTCCATCGGTTCCTCAACTCAAAGAAGTTTTTGATTATATCGAAGCTCATTATCAAGAAGGAATTACTTTGTGTGATGTAGCTCAAGCAGTTGGTTATTCCTCCGCTTACTTAACTAATCGAGTTGCAAAGAAGACGGGAGACACCGTAAATACTTGGATTGTTAAACGCAGAATGGCAGCCGCACGTTATTTACTTCAAAATACTGACCAAAGTATCGAGCAAATTGCTACAAGCCTCGGCTACCAGAATGCGTGTCATTTCTCCCGTCAGTTCCGTCAACACAACGAGATACCTCCCCAAACCTGGCGAAAAAAGCATCAATTTATACCGGAACATGTCGGCGCAGTTTAA
- the ispE gene encoding 4-(cytidine 5'-diphospho)-2-C-methyl-D-erythritol kinase, protein MHYTLIAPAKINLYLEIIGDRPDHYHELAMILQSIDLADEIELHSISTDTIRVHCNHPQVPLDRSNLAYRAAELMATEFPNSFAQYGGVEITITKRIPVAAGLAGGSTNAAAVLVGINLLWKLGLTRSELEELGATLGSDVPFCVAGGTAIATGRGEQLSPLPSLNNIYIVLGKYKSLEVSTPWAYKSYRQEFGDSYIRDSDNLAIRASAVHSGEMVKAILLQDAKEIAQKLHNDLEKVVLPAYPQVLQLRETFASSGVLGTMMSGSGPSVFALCESQQHAEEVKLQVKSATKNEDLELFVTQAIAHGIQIVS, encoded by the coding sequence ATGCATTACACCTTAATTGCTCCGGCTAAAATCAACTTATACCTAGAAATTATAGGCGATCGCCCAGATCACTACCACGAGTTAGCTATGATACTGCAAAGTATCGACTTGGCAGACGAAATTGAGTTGCATTCCATCAGCACTGACACGATTCGCGTTCATTGCAACCATCCGCAAGTACCGTTAGACAGAAGTAATCTGGCATACCGAGCAGCCGAATTAATGGCAACGGAATTTCCTAACTCCTTTGCTCAATACGGAGGTGTAGAAATCACCATCACCAAGCGCATTCCTGTAGCTGCGGGTTTAGCTGGGGGTTCGACGAATGCAGCAGCGGTTTTGGTAGGAATTAATTTATTGTGGAAGTTGGGACTAACTCGGTCAGAATTAGAAGAACTGGGAGCTACTTTAGGTTCAGATGTACCATTCTGCGTTGCGGGTGGAACAGCGATCGCTACAGGTAGAGGTGAACAACTTTCCCCTTTGCCAAGTTTAAATAATATATATATAGTATTGGGTAAATACAAAAGCTTAGAAGTTTCTACTCCTTGGGCTTATAAAAGCTATCGACAAGAGTTTGGTGATTCTTACATTAGAGATAGCGATAATTTGGCAATTCGTGCGTCAGCGGTACACTCAGGAGAAATGGTAAAAGCCATTTTGCTTCAAGATGCCAAAGAAATCGCCCAAAAACTGCATAATGATTTAGAAAAGGTAGTATTACCAGCTTATCCGCAAGTATTGCAGTTGCGAGAAACTTTTGCGTCTTCCGGAGTTTTGGGTACAATGATGTCTGGTTCTGGACCTAGCGTGTTTGCGCTGTGTGAGTCTCAACAACATGCAGAAGAAGTTAAGCTGCAAGTGAAGAGTGCGACGAAGAACGAAGATTTAGAATTGTTTGTAACTCAAGCGATCGCACATGGAATTCAGATAGTATCCTAA
- a CDS encoding PAS domain S-box protein, protein MACNSITVDKSTYESLQQELVELRQIVSQLQSQKEVPVCKSEAWFARLADNVPGIIYQFQLFSDGTVSFPYVSSGCREIYELEPSQVYQNPQLLFEVVHPEDLPGLLETIAISTQTLENWEYEWLTITPSGKQKWLKGISRPEPQSDGSILWDGCIIDVSDRQRAEVALQLLNEELEVKFQERTAALHQKTSELEAMLNAFPDLFFRLAEDSTILDYKASFQNPELYVPPEVFLGKRMVEVLPPEVGEKMQQAIVQVQETLSLVSVEYSLLMPNGEEYFEGRFVPFTNNNIILIVRNVTEEQTALRDRQKAEQQLQQQAEFLQSIWEGVDYGIFVMDVLDDGAEFRYINFNPAMAKTSPVTMSNLLGKTIAEALPTEMANLYRQRYSECVKSGKSTLFEEHFSIEGETTWWLLSVTPLKDSNSQIYQLIITATNITERKRTEQERQKAEEALKASQHFIQRITDSIPNTIYIYDLEEQRNIYANHEIAQILGYSIEEVQEMGAEFLPNTLHPDDWEKVITYHQKFPSAVDGEIFEVEYRMKDANGKWHWVYSRDTSFSRNADGEVKQLLGVATDITVRKEAEIKLQQQAEYLENTLNQLQRTQAQLIQSEKMSSLGNMVAGVAHEINNPVNFIHANLTPACEYSEDLLQLVELYQQYYPNPPEEIEEKIEDIDFDFIKEDLMKLLQSMRVGTQRIREIVLSLRNFSRLDEAEFKQVNIHEGIESTLMILHNRLKAKPEHPQISVIKEYGKLPAVECYPGQLNQVFMNIFANSIDALEESFVKKKKQKINPQICISTEVVNSNWIVIRIADNGQGIPPEILSKLFDPFFTTKDVGKGTGLGLSISYQIVVDKHGGKLSCHSILGQGAEFVIEIPVTQVKTC, encoded by the coding sequence ATGGCTTGCAATTCCATCACCGTAGATAAAAGTACTTATGAATCTCTTCAACAAGAATTGGTAGAACTGCGTCAGATAGTTTCTCAGTTGCAATCGCAAAAAGAAGTACCTGTATGTAAGAGCGAAGCCTGGTTTGCACGCTTGGCAGACAATGTACCAGGGATAATTTATCAATTTCAGCTTTTCAGTGATGGCACTGTATCGTTTCCTTATGTTTCTTCTGGATGTCGAGAAATCTATGAACTGGAACCTTCACAAGTGTACCAAAATCCACAATTGTTATTTGAAGTGGTTCATCCTGAAGACCTTCCAGGTTTACTGGAAACAATTGCCATCTCCACTCAAACCTTAGAAAACTGGGAATATGAATGGCTAACTATCACACCTTCTGGGAAGCAAAAATGGTTGAAAGGAATTTCTAGACCAGAACCACAATCAGATGGCTCGATTCTTTGGGATGGCTGCATAATTGATGTTAGCGATCGCCAACGTGCCGAAGTAGCGCTGCAACTTTTGAATGAAGAGTTAGAAGTTAAATTCCAGGAACGTACAGCAGCCTTACATCAGAAAACTTCAGAATTAGAAGCTATGCTCAATGCCTTTCCTGACTTATTCTTTCGATTGGCTGAGGATAGCACTATTTTAGATTACAAAGCTAGCTTTCAAAATCCTGAACTGTATGTTCCACCAGAGGTATTTTTAGGAAAGCGGATGGTAGAAGTTCTTCCTCCAGAAGTTGGAGAAAAGATGCAGCAAGCAATTGTCCAAGTTCAAGAAACTTTATCTTTAGTGAGTGTAGAGTATTCGCTATTAATGCCCAACGGTGAAGAATACTTTGAGGGGCGATTCGTTCCCTTTACTAACAATAATATCATTTTGATTGTCAGAAATGTCACCGAAGAGCAAACTGCATTGCGCGATCGCCAAAAAGCAGAACAACAACTTCAACAGCAAGCAGAGTTTTTACAAAGCATTTGGGAAGGTGTAGACTATGGCATCTTTGTCATGGATGTTTTGGATGATGGTGCAGAGTTTCGCTATATCAACTTTAATCCAGCGATGGCAAAAACTAGTCCCGTAACGATGTCCAATCTTTTAGGGAAAACCATTGCTGAAGCACTACCTACCGAAATGGCAAATCTTTATCGTCAGCGTTACAGCGAATGTGTCAAGTCTGGCAAAAGCACTTTATTTGAAGAACATTTCTCTATTGAAGGTGAAACTACATGGTGGCTGTTGAGTGTCACACCTCTAAAAGACAGTAACTCACAAATTTATCAACTCATTATCACAGCAACTAATATCACAGAACGCAAGCGAACCGAACAAGAACGGCAAAAAGCAGAAGAAGCACTTAAAGCTAGCCAGCATTTCATTCAACGTATTACTGACTCGATTCCTAATACTATTTATATCTACGACTTAGAAGAACAACGCAATATATACGCGAATCATGAAATAGCTCAAATTCTCGGCTACTCAATTGAAGAAGTTCAAGAAATGGGAGCAGAATTTCTTCCCAATACTCTTCATCCAGACGATTGGGAAAAAGTCATAACCTATCACCAAAAATTTCCTAGCGCTGTTGATGGCGAGATTTTTGAGGTTGAGTATCGAATGAAAGATGCAAATGGAAAATGGCATTGGGTTTACAGTCGAGACACGTCTTTCAGCCGTAATGCTGACGGTGAAGTAAAACAACTTCTTGGTGTGGCAACTGATATCACCGTTCGTAAAGAAGCAGAAATTAAATTGCAACAACAGGCTGAGTATTTAGAAAACACTTTAAACCAATTGCAACGCACCCAAGCTCAACTCATCCAAAGTGAGAAAATGTCTTCGTTGGGTAATATGGTTGCAGGTGTCGCTCATGAAATTAACAATCCGGTTAACTTTATTCATGCTAATCTGACTCCTGCCTGTGAATACTCCGAAGATTTGCTGCAACTAGTAGAACTTTATCAACAATACTACCCCAATCCACCAGAAGAAATTGAAGAAAAAATCGAAGACATTGACTTTGATTTTATCAAAGAAGATTTAATGAAACTTCTTCAGTCGATGCGAGTCGGAACTCAGCGCATCCGTGAAATCGTTTTGTCACTGCGGAATTTTTCTCGTTTGGATGAGGCTGAATTTAAGCAAGTAAACATCCATGAGGGAATCGAAAGTACGCTGATGATTTTGCACAACCGTCTGAAAGCTAAACCAGAACATCCACAAATCTCGGTTATTAAAGAGTATGGCAAACTTCCCGCTGTTGAGTGCTATCCCGGTCAACTAAATCAGGTATTTATGAATATCTTTGCCAATTCTATAGATGCGTTAGAAGAGTCATTTGTCAAGAAGAAAAAACAAAAAATTAATCCACAGATTTGCATTAGTACTGAAGTCGTTAATTCCAACTGGATAGTAATCAGAATCGCAGATAATGGTCAAGGCATTCCACCAGAAATACTTTCAAAACTTTTTGACCCTTTCTTTACTACGAAAGATGTAGGTAAAGGTACAGGATTAGGACTATCTATAAGTTATCAAATTGTGGTAGATAAACATGGTGGTAAATTATCTTGTCACTCAATACTTGGACAAGGTGCAGAATTTGTAATTGAGATTCCTGTTACTCAGGTGAAAACTTGCTAA
- a CDS encoding sporulation/spore germination protein: MNTNKKYIIPFIVVAIAASISSCNSNQASQNLDQTATAATTIPTNSPSSQIPTQAQLRAKSSLEQPFSYEPFTENTASSTSQAATDKTINLTLYTSDSECQELIPNTVSVPASEPATGIVSKIIEQQDTGDFNLSGYRVSVKNRIATVDLRISPDSKRQLVSLSQCEQFALFGSLRKSLTSNAQLNIKQVRFTSRGKKIIL, encoded by the coding sequence ATGAATACAAATAAAAAATATATTATCCCTTTTATTGTTGTAGCGATCGCCGCCAGCATCAGCAGTTGTAATTCTAACCAAGCTTCTCAAAATCTCGACCAAACCGCTACAGCAGCCACAACAATACCAACCAACAGTCCTTCATCCCAAATTCCCACCCAGGCTCAACTGCGAGCTAAATCGAGCCTCGAGCAGCCTTTTTCTTATGAACCCTTTACTGAAAATACCGCTTCGTCAACTTCTCAAGCTGCTACTGATAAGACTATTAACCTCACCCTATACACAAGTGATAGCGAATGTCAAGAACTGATTCCGAATACAGTTTCAGTGCCAGCATCAGAACCTGCAACCGGTATTGTGAGTAAAATCATAGAGCAACAAGATACAGGCGACTTTAATTTATCTGGTTATCGTGTCAGTGTAAAAAATAGGATTGCCACCGTAGATTTACGAATATCCCCTGATTCCAAACGGCAGTTAGTTTCTCTTTCGCAATGCGAGCAGTTTGCTTTATTTGGCAGCCTCCGCAAAAGTTTGACAAGTAATGCTCAATTGAATATTAAACAGGTTCGCTTCACCTCTAGAGGTAAGAAAATTATTCTTTAA
- a CDS encoding DUF4058 family protein — MNSPFPGMNPYLENPVFWSEVHHRLIAVIADEIEPNIPSQYRVAIEQRTYLSDEENSILVGVPDVTIFSQQSNQKEHSSTATQVSTTDGVTVTIPIPENVTESYLEIREIDTGFVVTTIEILSPKNKRAGEGRKAYERKRKQVLASLTHLVEIDLLRNGRQMSLLGEVPATDYRIVVSQSETRPQAKLYGFSVREKIPTFVLPLQSGDREVILDLQPLLNQIYARARFYLTIDYNQEPIPPLKAEDKTWADTIIRGIGNG, encoded by the coding sequence ATGAATTCTCCATTTCCAGGGATGAATCCTTATCTGGAAAATCCCGTATTTTGGTCAGAAGTACATCATCGGTTAATCGCAGTCATAGCCGACGAGATTGAGCCAAACATACCTTCTCAATATCGAGTTGCGATTGAGCAGCGTACTTATTTAAGTGATGAAGAGAATTCTATCTTGGTAGGTGTCCCTGATGTGACTATTTTTTCTCAACAATCAAATCAGAAAGAGCATTCATCTACAGCTACACAAGTTTCTACCACAGATGGGGTAACGGTGACAATACCCATACCAGAAAATGTCACAGAAAGTTACTTAGAAATTCGAGAGATAGACACGGGATTTGTTGTCACAACAATTGAAATTCTCTCTCCTAAAAATAAAAGAGCGGGTGAAGGAAGAAAAGCTTATGAACGAAAGCGAAAACAAGTTTTAGCCAGTCTGACCCATTTAGTAGAAATTGATTTACTCAGAAATGGTCGGCAAATGTCTTTATTAGGAGAAGTGCCAGCAACAGATTATCGCATAGTTGTTAGTCAAAGTGAAACTCGCCCGCAAGCTAAATTATACGGCTTTAGCGTTCGCGAAAAAATTCCTACTTTCGTGTTACCTTTGCAGTCAGGAGATAGAGAAGTGATTTTAGATTTGCAACCTTTATTAAATCAAATATATGCGCGTGCCAGATTTTATTTAACTATTGATTACAATCAAGAGCCAATACCACCATTAAAAGCAGAGGATAAAACATGGGCTGATACAATTATACGCGGAATAGGGAATGGGTAA